In one Rhizobium lentis genomic region, the following are encoded:
- the nuoD gene encoding NADH dehydrogenase (quinone) subunit D yields MTEVTELSRPEGEALNTREVLLNLGPQHPSTHGVLRLVLELDGEFVERVDPHIGYLHRGTEKLAESFTYTQIFPLTDRLDYLCPPSNNLAFALAVEKLLGIEAPIRAQYIRVMMAELARISGHLLITGALPMDLGAMTALLYVMREREMIMDLLEMITGARMHTSFCRVGGVREDLPDGFFPKIREFCDIFPNRIRDYERLLEDNRVFLNRTKGIGVISAEDAVDLGLSGPNLRASGVDWDIRRDEPYEIYNRLDFNVITRDEGDCYARWRCRVDEMRESIGIIEQCIDQMPEGPFQIDMPTIAFPLDKDRVHCSMEALIQHFDLSAYGFKVPKGEVYSAIEAPKGELGFYIISDGSPKPFRMKVRAPSFVNLQALFGVTNARYLADMIAVLGSLDPVMAEVDK; encoded by the coding sequence ATGACTGAAGTCACCGAGCTCAGCAGGCCCGAGGGTGAAGCGCTCAATACCAGGGAAGTGCTTCTCAACCTCGGTCCGCAGCACCCCAGCACCCATGGGGTTCTTCGGCTCGTCCTCGAACTGGACGGCGAGTTCGTGGAGCGCGTCGATCCGCATATCGGCTATCTCCATCGCGGCACCGAAAAACTGGCGGAGAGCTTCACCTATACCCAGATCTTCCCGTTGACGGACCGGCTCGACTATCTCTGTCCGCCTTCGAACAACCTCGCCTTCGCGCTGGCGGTGGAGAAACTCCTCGGCATAGAAGCGCCGATCCGGGCGCAATATATCCGCGTGATGATGGCCGAGCTGGCACGGATCTCCGGTCACCTCCTGATCACCGGCGCGCTGCCGATGGATCTCGGCGCCATGACCGCGCTGCTTTACGTCATGCGCGAGCGCGAAATGATCATGGACCTCCTGGAAATGATCACCGGGGCGCGCATGCACACGTCCTTCTGCCGGGTCGGCGGGGTGCGCGAGGACCTGCCTGACGGGTTCTTCCCCAAAATCCGGGAGTTTTGCGACATATTCCCGAACCGGATCCGCGACTATGAGCGACTGCTCGAAGATAACCGGGTGTTTCTCAATCGCACGAAGGGGATCGGCGTGATCTCCGCCGAGGATGCTGTCGATCTCGGCCTCAGCGGCCCGAACCTGCGTGCTTCCGGTGTCGACTGGGACATCCGGCGCGATGAGCCCTACGAGATCTACAACCGACTCGATTTCAACGTCATCACCCGTGACGAGGGCGATTGCTATGCACGCTGGCGATGCCGCGTCGACGAGATGCGCGAAAGCATAGGGATCATCGAACAATGCATCGACCAGATGCCTGAGGGGCCGTTCCAGATCGACATGCCGACGATCGCCTTCCCGCTGGACAAGGATCGGGTGCACTGCTCGATGGAGGCGCTGATCCAGCATTTCGATCTGTCGGCCTACGGCTTCAAGGTGCCGAAGGGCGAGGTCTATTCGGCGATCGAGGCGCCAAAGGGCGAGCTTGGCTTCTACATCATCAGCGACGGGTCGCCAAAACCGTTCCGCATGAAGGTGCGGGCACCCTCGTTCGTCAATCTTCAGGCCCTCTTCGGGGTCACCAACGCCCGCTATCTGGCGGACATGATCGCCGTGCTCGGCAGCCTCGACCCTGTGATGGCGGAGGTGGACAAGTAG
- a CDS encoding NADH-quinone oxidoreductase subunit C: MSAEPSLNRAPIMERFGETIEDLGTAHGIDAFAVPPARIVEFCRFLKEHPALQFNFLSDICGVDHYPETPRFEAVYHLYSLPNRWRVRIKCRLGDPPEVPSVTGVWRTANWHEREAWDMYGIRFEGHPDLRRIYMWEGFEGFPQRKDFPLRGYKDKLNPFGAEGPPPTQPDLATRDIP, encoded by the coding sequence ATGAGTGCGGAGCCGTCCCTCAATCGCGCTCCGATCATGGAGCGCTTCGGAGAAACAATCGAGGACCTCGGCACTGCGCACGGTATCGACGCCTTTGCCGTTCCGCCCGCAAGGATCGTCGAGTTCTGCCGATTCCTGAAAGAGCATCCGGCACTGCAATTCAATTTCCTCTCCGACATTTGCGGGGTCGATCATTATCCCGAAACGCCGCGGTTCGAGGCGGTCTACCACCTTTATTCGCTGCCCAATAGGTGGCGGGTCCGCATCAAGTGCCGGCTTGGCGATCCTCCTGAAGTGCCTTCGGTCACGGGAGTCTGGCGCACCGCCAACTGGCATGAGCGTGAGGCCTGGGACATGTATGGCATCCGGTTCGAGGGACATCCCGATCTGCGCCGGATCTACATGTGGGAAGGCTTCGAGGGCTTTCCCCAGCGCAAGGATTTCCCTCTCAGGGGCTATAAGGACAAGTTGAACCCCTTCGGTGCCGAAGGTCCGCCGCCAACGCAGCCCGACCTTGCCACCAGGGACATTCCGTAA
- a CDS encoding NuoB/complex I 20 kDa subunit family protein has translation MGGVNNAIRDSVLFTTADSIINWSRRSALWPETFGIACCAIEMISAGCARYDLDRFGVVFRPSPRQSDVMIIAGTVTRKFAPVVRRLYDQMPEPRWVIAMGTCAISGGVYNTYAVVQGSETFVPVDVHVPGCPPRPEALMHGFLLLQEKIKRSRALAGTPLDRVIAS, from the coding sequence ATGGGAGGCGTAAACAACGCGATCCGCGACAGCGTGCTGTTCACCACGGCCGACAGCATCATCAATTGGAGCCGGCGGTCGGCGCTATGGCCGGAGACCTTCGGCATTGCCTGCTGCGCCATCGAGATGATTTCGGCCGGCTGCGCCCGCTACGATCTCGACCGGTTCGGCGTGGTGTTCCGCCCTTCGCCGAGACAATCCGACGTCATGATCATCGCCGGCACCGTGACCCGGAAATTCGCGCCCGTCGTGCGTCGGCTCTATGACCAGATGCCGGAACCGCGCTGGGTGATCGCCATGGGTACCTGCGCTATTTCGGGCGGGGTCTACAATACCTATGCCGTCGTGCAGGGATCGGAAACCTTCGTGCCCGTCGATGTGCATGTGCCTGGCTGTCCGCCCCGGCCGGAGGCGCTGATGCACGGCTTCCTCCTGCTTCAGGAAAAGATCAAGAGGTCCCGGGCACTTGCCGGCACACCTCTGGATCGGGTTATAGCGTCATGA
- a CDS encoding NADH-quinone oxidoreductase subunit A, which translates to MTAMEFLPVLFMVAGVVLVAGVTLFVSSLLRPSNPYPAKNMPYECGMDAAGEAAAGRFRVPFFILAILLVVFDVEAMFLFPWAVVLKEIGLVGYIEMFIFIVLLLVGFAYAWLKGALEWEA; encoded by the coding sequence ATGACTGCAATGGAATTCTTGCCGGTTCTTTTCATGGTCGCCGGGGTCGTTCTGGTGGCGGGGGTGACATTGTTCGTTTCCTCGCTGCTGCGCCCGTCCAATCCCTATCCTGCCAAGAACATGCCCTATGAATGCGGCATGGACGCAGCGGGCGAGGCGGCGGCGGGCCGCTTCAGGGTGCCGTTCTTTATCCTCGCGATCCTGCTGGTCGTTTTCGATGTCGAAGCGATGTTCCTCTTTCCCTGGGCAGTCGTCCTGAAAGAGATCGGGCTGGTCGGCTATATCGAGATGTTCATCTTCATAGTGCTGCTTCTCGTGGGCTTCGCCTACGCCTGGCTGAAAGGAGCGCTGGAATGGGAGGCGTAA